One Paenibacillus sp. FSL H7-0737 DNA segment encodes these proteins:
- a CDS encoding DNA polymerase IV, protein MPKNRVILLSDCQAFYASVEKAAHPEYRDKPVAVGDPTRMNGIVLAACPLAKAKGVTTASRVGEALAKCPELIVIRPRMGTYIKVSLLISEIYRTYTDLVEPYSIDEQFLDVTGSLAYFGGSLQDMIHKIQHHVLLSTGVWTRVGIGSTKVMAKMATDNYAKKMKDGIYELTFDQLETTLWKLPVQDMFMVAARMTKNFWRMGISTIGDIARMELSEFKRRMRTTMGKQSDIQAEYYWQTARGLDPSPVVTGMRHQIKSVGHGKALRWNLYTRHTDIEVVLLELVIEVCQRARRYGYMGSVVSISVLETDGERSNAYERQMTMPEPTSLTHEVAAAAQKLFADNWSGLPIGRLAISLTNLSDDSVIQLTLFDDRVRAYNKERAIDQIKARYGSKALIRASSMLESGVALERAEQIGGHYK, encoded by the coding sequence ATGCCTAAGAATCGCGTCATTCTACTGTCTGATTGCCAGGCATTTTACGCCTCTGTCGAGAAAGCTGCCCACCCTGAATATCGAGATAAACCTGTTGCAGTGGGGGATCCAACAAGAATGAACGGTATTGTGTTGGCGGCCTGCCCGCTTGCAAAAGCAAAGGGTGTAACAACGGCTTCGCGTGTAGGTGAAGCTTTAGCAAAATGCCCAGAACTAATCGTAATACGTCCCCGTATGGGGACTTACATTAAAGTATCTCTCTTGATATCAGAGATTTATCGAACATACACCGACCTGGTAGAACCCTACAGTATCGATGAGCAGTTTCTGGATGTCACAGGATCTCTTGCATATTTCGGAGGATCGCTGCAGGATATGATTCATAAAATTCAGCACCATGTTTTACTTTCGACGGGAGTCTGGACTCGGGTAGGTATTGGATCTACTAAGGTTATGGCAAAGATGGCGACAGATAACTACGCCAAAAAGATGAAGGATGGAATTTACGAACTGACTTTTGATCAATTAGAGACGACCCTTTGGAAACTTCCCGTGCAGGATATGTTTATGGTAGCGGCTAGAATGACCAAGAATTTTTGGCGTATGGGTATATCCACAATTGGAGATATTGCACGAATGGAACTGTCAGAATTTAAGCGACGAATGCGAACTACCATGGGTAAGCAAAGTGATATTCAAGCGGAATATTATTGGCAAACTGCGCGCGGGCTAGATCCTAGTCCAGTGGTCACAGGAATGCGTCATCAAATCAAATCAGTGGGACATGGTAAGGCTTTGCGCTGGAATTTATACACCAGGCATACGGATATTGAGGTTGTGCTGCTTGAGCTCGTCATTGAAGTATGCCAGCGAGCGCGGCGGTATGGTTATATGGGATCGGTAGTATCTATTTCAGTTTTAGAGACGGACGGAGAGCGTTCAAATGCTTACGAGCGTCAGATGACAATGCCCGAACCTACATCACTAACACACGAAGTAGCTGCTGCTGCGCAAAAATTATTTGCAGACAACTGGTCGGGCCTTCCCATAGGTCGATTAGCGATTTCCTTGACTAACCTATCAGATGATAGCGTCATCCAACTTACACTCTTTGATGACAGGGTTCGGGCTTACAACAAAGAACGTGCAATCGATCAAATAAAAGCTCGTTATGGCAGTAAAGCTCTAATCAGAGCTTCATCTATGCTTGAATCCGGTGTTGCCTTAGAAAGAGCTGAACAGATTGGAGGTCACTATAAATGA
- a CDS encoding helix-turn-helix transcriptional regulator — translation MFRSSYTFRSEEEASMLLFDSIGWEQLDSPAYSFNGQNRTERSCVIFQYTLSGEGRIEIDGVVHRLTKGKAFLVTVPSIHRYYYPEEGTEPWEVLWLNLRGPLAISLWNQLAAHCGPIVELPQESVSIDLLWSTFKDIQVHEERDLHLLTGKVFQWILSMEKYLKKPNLLTTYIKNDKLHAAIQFMKDDLHNNNLSLDDVAAHVGVSKHHLCRLFQKNINLSPFEYLKRRRIELAASKLKTTDLSINQIATESGFDNASYFGKVFRSYFGVNPSTYREQDLAFQTKHVFFEN, via the coding sequence ATGTTCCGTTCCTCCTACACCTTTCGCTCGGAAGAAGAAGCTTCCATGCTTCTGTTTGATTCTATCGGTTGGGAACAACTCGATTCACCTGCCTACTCCTTCAACGGCCAGAACCGGACGGAGAGAAGTTGTGTTATTTTTCAGTACACATTATCGGGAGAGGGTAGAATTGAAATAGATGGGGTTGTTCATCGGTTAACGAAGGGCAAAGCTTTTCTAGTGACTGTCCCCAGCATACACAGGTATTATTATCCGGAAGAAGGCACCGAGCCTTGGGAAGTTTTATGGCTCAATCTACGGGGGCCTTTAGCGATTTCACTTTGGAACCAACTCGCTGCTCATTGCGGTCCAATTGTAGAACTCCCCCAAGAATCGGTTTCGATAGATTTATTGTGGAGTACATTCAAGGACATTCAGGTTCATGAAGAAAGAGATTTGCATCTTTTAACGGGAAAAGTCTTTCAGTGGATCTTGTCCATGGAGAAATACCTCAAGAAACCAAATTTGTTAACCACCTATATAAAAAATGACAAGCTTCACGCCGCTATTCAATTCATGAAGGATGATCTGCATAATAATAATCTAAGCTTAGACGATGTTGCCGCTCATGTTGGTGTTTCCAAACATCATCTTTGCAGACTGTTTCAAAAAAACATCAATCTTTCACCCTTTGAGTATTTAAAAAGACGGCGGATCGAGTTGGCAGCTTCCAAGCTTAAAACAACAGATTTGAGTATCAACCAGATTGCGACGGAAAGCGGATTTGATAATGCCAGCTACTTCGGAAAGGTTTTCCGGTCCTATTTTGGGGTCAATCCTTCGACTTACCGCGAACAGGATCTAGCGTTCCAAACCAAACATGTATTTTTCGAAAATTGA
- a CDS encoding alpha-galactosidase, protein MSIYYDDSRKVFHLQSEQSSYVIEVVRGELPAHVYWGPKLEGIVQPLNLVERCSFSPTYTMEDKRISLDTIPSEFPSYGNGDFREPALEVHLVDGTTVTDFLYKSYKINKGKPELKGLPSTYVESEEEAETLELFLQDDKSGLIAVLSYTVFNNQDVITRSVRIENQGKDNVVLKRVLSANVDFHDSDYDMLQLSGTWTRERHIHKRPLVPGIQRIDSKRGASSSTQNPFMALLAKDATEDHGEVYGFSLVYSGSFLAQAEVDPYGISRVGIGIQPFNFQWLLEPGESFQAPEAVLVRSSQGLGGLSRTYHRLYRTRLCRGEFRDRKRPILINNWEATYFNFNADKIKEIAQAGKDLGLELFVLDDGWFGKRDNDDSSLGDWVEDRRKLPEGLGKLGEDITAMGMEFGLWFEPEMVSPESDLYREHPDWCLHVPGHKRTLARQQLVLDLSRKDVCDYIVDSVSSVLSSAPITYVKWDMNRNMTEIGSALLPAERQRETAHRYILGLYDVLERIVTRFPHILFESCSGGGGRYDPGMLYYMPQTWTSDDSDAIERLKIQYGTSMVYPASSMCAHVSAVPNHQVHRITPLETRGHVAMSGNFGYELDMTKLTDDEREDIRKQVSEYKELRMLIQFGDFYRLLSPFEGNQTAWMFVSDDKKEAFATYFRVLAEPNAPLRRLRLKGLDPAKNYKLELNGEVYRGDELMHFGLSLPQLEGDFKSLLFVLKEV, encoded by the coding sequence ATGAGCATTTATTATGATGACAGCCGCAAGGTGTTTCATTTACAGTCTGAGCAGTCCAGCTACGTTATTGAAGTCGTTAGAGGTGAGCTTCCAGCGCATGTCTATTGGGGTCCTAAATTAGAAGGAATAGTGCAACCGCTGAATTTGGTGGAACGTTGCTCTTTTAGCCCGACCTACACAATGGAGGACAAGAGAATCTCCCTCGACACTATTCCGAGTGAATTTCCGTCTTATGGGAATGGTGATTTCCGGGAACCAGCGCTTGAGGTTCATTTGGTAGATGGTACGACCGTTACGGATTTCCTTTATAAGAGCTATAAGATCAATAAAGGGAAGCCTGAGTTAAAGGGATTGCCTTCCACTTATGTTGAAAGTGAAGAAGAAGCAGAGACACTGGAACTTTTTCTTCAAGATGACAAAAGCGGGCTGATTGCTGTATTGAGCTACACCGTGTTTAATAATCAGGATGTGATCACACGTTCTGTACGGATTGAGAATCAAGGTAAGGACAATGTGGTGCTGAAGCGTGTGTTAAGCGCAAATGTTGACTTCCATGATTCTGATTATGACATGCTGCAATTATCTGGTACTTGGACAAGAGAACGTCATATCCACAAAAGACCACTCGTGCCTGGTATCCAACGAATTGACAGTAAGCGCGGCGCTAGTAGCTCCACGCAGAATCCTTTTATGGCTTTGCTTGCAAAAGATGCAACAGAGGACCACGGTGAAGTATACGGGTTCAGCCTTGTGTACAGCGGAAGCTTTCTTGCGCAAGCAGAAGTGGATCCATACGGTATTTCCAGAGTGGGCATCGGCATTCAACCGTTTAATTTTCAATGGTTGCTTGAACCGGGAGAATCCTTCCAGGCTCCTGAAGCAGTGCTGGTAAGATCCAGCCAAGGCCTTGGCGGATTATCAAGAACATATCACCGTCTGTACCGGACCCGGTTATGCAGAGGTGAATTCCGTGATCGGAAGCGCCCTATTCTCATCAACAACTGGGAAGCGACCTATTTTAATTTCAACGCAGATAAAATCAAAGAAATTGCTCAAGCAGGTAAAGATCTTGGCCTTGAACTGTTTGTCTTAGATGACGGCTGGTTTGGGAAACGAGACAATGATGATAGCTCCCTCGGAGATTGGGTAGAGGATCGCCGCAAGCTTCCAGAGGGTCTCGGAAAACTCGGGGAAGACATTACGGCAATGGGCATGGAGTTCGGATTATGGTTCGAACCGGAAATGGTGTCGCCAGAAAGCGATCTTTATCGCGAGCATCCGGATTGGTGTCTTCATGTACCAGGTCACAAAAGAACGTTAGCTCGCCAGCAGCTTGTTCTGGATTTATCCCGTAAGGATGTATGTGATTATATCGTAGATTCGGTTAGCTCCGTGCTGTCATCGGCTCCGATTACTTATGTGAAATGGGATATGAACCGGAATATGACGGAGATTGGATCTGCTCTTCTGCCAGCGGAACGTCAACGCGAAACGGCTCACCGCTATATTCTTGGACTTTATGATGTGCTGGAGCGTATCGTCACCCGTTTCCCTCATATTTTATTCGAAAGCTGCTCCGGCGGCGGCGGACGATATGATCCGGGAATGCTGTACTATATGCCACAGACCTGGACCAGTGATGATTCGGACGCGATTGAAAGATTGAAGATCCAATACGGAACAAGCATGGTGTATCCTGCAAGCTCTATGTGTGCTCACGTATCGGCTGTTCCTAACCATCAGGTGCACCGTATCACACCACTCGAAACACGCGGTCATGTTGCGATGTCTGGTAACTTTGGCTACGAACTAGATATGACCAAGCTAACTGATGATGAGCGGGAGGATATCCGGAAACAGGTTTCTGAGTACAAGGAACTGAGAATGCTGATTCAGTTCGGTGATTTCTATCGACTGCTTAGTCCATTTGAGGGGAATCAGACTGCGTGGATGTTTGTTTCGGATGATAAAAAAGAAGCTTTTGCCACGTACTTCAGAGTTCTGGCCGAGCCTAATGCACCTCTCCGTAGATTGCGGTTGAAAGGACTCGACCCAGCTAAGAACTACAAACTTGAGCTTAACGGTGAAGTGTACAGAGGGGATGAGCTGATGCACTTCGGACTCTCACTTCCACAGCTTGAGGGCGATTTCAAAAGCTTATTATTTGTACTCAAAGAGGTTTAA
- a CDS encoding beta-mannosidase, translating to MQLVNLNGKWEMKRLHEPKWLEANVPGSVYHDLLNAGEMPDPFYREQEYEVLELSNYDYEYKRSFQLEAGVLEHDRVFLLCEGLDTLCELSLNGTNILNSDNMHRTYEVDIKSVLIPGENIIHAIFRSPVEFTLRKQAELPLSGCADAVEGISHLRKAHSMFGWDWGPKLPDLGIWRSLSIQGYNSARLDDVYITQFHEKDKVMLDVRVRTESWQAADREIVVKVHTPAGLCIEHRVSEMIGTDHHIALEIMEPELWWPNNLGAQPLYNVEVVIEEKAQELDRRELRIGLRTITVKQEEDQWGESFAFEVNGVLIFSTGADYILEDNLLPRVTRERTDRLLQSCVAANFNTIRVWGGGYYPDDYFYDLCDEYGLIVWQDHLYACGIYALTEAFEENITHETIDNMKRLRHHASLGLWCGNNEQELAWDEWDWEKHYSLQLKADYIKQYEVLLPAIAKEIDPNTFYWRASPSSKGSFDKPNDENYGDMHYWGVWHGKEPFTDYRKLYPRYMSEFGLQSFPGLKTIESFTLPEDRNIFSYVMESHQKNNTGNEKILYYIGETYKYPKDFDSVLYASQLIQAEGMRCGVEHWRRHRGRCMGALYWQLNDCWPVASWSSIDYYGRWKAMHYAAKHFFAPILVSAHDEGTKVFLHVSNESREQVIGELSWRLLTTTSEVLLEGTKPVEIAALSTAEFEQLDFGHILDTKGKKRETYLEYSFEVESETKSGGTVLFVKPKHFSFVDPELEAMLTEEEEKFVITVKAKTYARFVGLDFKERDAIFSDNYFDMSGGTTRTITIAKKDLDKPATVEELRAQLTVRSVFDI from the coding sequence ATGCAACTTGTCAATCTAAACGGAAAATGGGAAATGAAACGGCTTCATGAACCGAAATGGCTGGAAGCCAACGTGCCAGGCTCTGTCTACCATGATTTGTTGAATGCAGGTGAAATGCCAGATCCGTTCTACCGCGAGCAGGAGTATGAGGTTCTGGAACTGTCCAATTACGATTACGAATATAAGCGTAGTTTTCAGCTGGAAGCAGGCGTACTAGAGCATGACCGAGTATTTCTGCTGTGTGAAGGGCTCGATACGCTTTGTGAGCTTTCTCTGAATGGAACTAATATTCTGAACAGTGACAATATGCACCGGACCTATGAAGTGGATATTAAGTCTGTATTGATACCCGGAGAAAATATCATTCATGCTATTTTTCGCTCCCCGGTAGAATTTACCCTAAGAAAGCAAGCGGAGTTGCCGCTTAGTGGATGTGCGGATGCGGTAGAGGGGATATCTCATCTGCGCAAAGCGCACTCCATGTTCGGCTGGGACTGGGGTCCAAAGTTACCCGATCTAGGAATCTGGCGTAGTCTCTCTATTCAGGGTTACAACAGTGCTCGCCTTGATGATGTTTATATTACTCAATTCCATGAGAAGGATAAGGTCATGCTGGATGTTCGAGTTAGAACAGAGAGCTGGCAAGCGGCTGATCGAGAAATTGTGGTTAAAGTTCACACACCAGCGGGTCTGTGCATTGAGCATCGTGTGTCTGAAATGATTGGAACGGATCATCATATTGCACTGGAAATTATGGAGCCAGAGCTGTGGTGGCCGAATAATCTCGGTGCTCAGCCACTGTATAACGTAGAGGTTGTAATTGAGGAAAAGGCGCAGGAGTTAGATCGTAGAGAATTGCGGATTGGACTTAGAACCATTACTGTGAAGCAGGAAGAAGATCAGTGGGGAGAGTCGTTTGCTTTTGAAGTCAACGGTGTGCTTATTTTCTCTACAGGTGCCGACTATATTCTGGAAGATAATCTTCTACCTCGCGTAACTAGGGAGCGCACGGATCGCTTGCTCCAAAGCTGTGTCGCTGCCAATTTCAATACGATTCGCGTATGGGGTGGCGGGTATTATCCGGATGACTATTTCTATGATCTGTGCGATGAATATGGCCTCATTGTCTGGCAGGATCATCTGTATGCCTGCGGCATTTATGCTCTGACGGAAGCCTTCGAGGAGAATATCACTCACGAGACCATCGATAACATGAAACGTCTTCGCCATCATGCTTCGCTAGGCTTGTGGTGCGGCAACAACGAGCAGGAGCTGGCTTGGGACGAATGGGACTGGGAGAAGCATTACTCACTGCAGCTTAAGGCAGATTATATTAAGCAATATGAGGTGCTTCTACCGGCAATCGCTAAAGAAATTGATCCGAATACCTTCTATTGGCGTGCTTCACCATCCTCCAAGGGGAGCTTTGACAAGCCGAATGACGAGAATTACGGAGATATGCATTACTGGGGGGTCTGGCATGGGAAAGAACCGTTTACCGATTACCGGAAGCTATATCCGCGCTATATGTCTGAATTCGGGTTACAGTCGTTTCCGGGCCTGAAGACCATCGAGTCGTTCACGCTGCCGGAGGATCGCAATATCTTCTCTTATGTCATGGAGTCCCATCAGAAGAACAATACCGGGAATGAGAAAATTCTCTATTATATTGGGGAGACCTACAAATATCCGAAAGATTTTGATTCTGTATTGTATGCCTCACAGCTGATCCAAGCAGAAGGGATGCGTTGCGGCGTTGAGCACTGGCGTAGACATAGAGGTCGCTGCATGGGTGCATTGTACTGGCAGTTGAATGACTGCTGGCCGGTAGCTTCTTGGTCCAGTATCGATTATTATGGCCGGTGGAAGGCTATGCATTATGCGGCTAAACATTTCTTCGCGCCGATTCTTGTTTCTGCCCATGACGAAGGAACGAAGGTCTTCCTTCATGTCTCTAACGAAAGCAGAGAACAAGTTATTGGTGAACTGAGTTGGAGACTGCTTACTACGACATCGGAGGTCTTGCTGGAAGGCACAAAGCCAGTGGAGATTGCCGCGTTAAGTACTGCTGAGTTCGAACAGCTTGATTTCGGCCACATACTGGATACGAAAGGGAAGAAACGTGAGACTTATCTGGAATATTCTTTTGAGGTAGAGAGCGAGACAAAGAGTGGCGGCACGGTCCTGTTTGTGAAGCCGAAGCATTTTAGCTTCGTTGACCCTGAGCTTGAAGCTATGCTTACCGAGGAAGAAGAAAAATTTGTCATTACCGTGAAGGCTAAGACGTATGCTCGTTTTGTCGGCCTAGACTTCAAGGAGAGAGATGCCATCTTCAGCGACAACTATTTTGATATGTCGGGTGGTACAACTAGGACCATTACCATCGCTAAAAAAGATCTCGACAAGCCGGCTACGGTGGAAGAACTTCGTGCACAGCTTACTGTACGTTCCGTATTTGATATTTAA